In Halobaculum sp. XH14, a single genomic region encodes these proteins:
- a CDS encoding glycosyltransferase gives MRILWLRPSKGDNISVRRERIAEELEAAGYEIDIQDASGLDALRAVRRAITGEYDVIAGNVRIGLYIGYPLSKLLGKPFLGDVSDPISDIDYLSGPLFRFFEWYEWQVLRRADATVFVYESSHEEAMERGIEEAARLPNAVNYEFFAEPDEDAVRESRQVLEREGVTLDGPVAIYIGVFSSRYEIEEILATADAAPGWEFLFVGEGELEDQVRRAADTHENVYYPGAFEYELMPGFLAHADVGFCFKDGEQPLKLKEYGAAGLPIIVRPGNLSKWYGSDELLFVEPEPDAIADALSRLEDDEELRESYANAGESIARRWSWAEIADGYDELFSDISRRYGGSRAHDAPH, from the coding sequence ATGAGAATACTGTGGCTCCGACCCTCGAAGGGGGACAACATCAGCGTTCGTCGTGAACGCATCGCCGAGGAACTCGAAGCTGCGGGGTACGAGATCGACATTCAGGACGCCAGCGGACTCGATGCCCTCCGGGCCGTTCGGCGGGCGATCACCGGCGAGTACGACGTCATCGCGGGCAACGTGAGGATCGGCCTCTACATAGGGTACCCGCTCTCCAAACTGCTCGGAAAGCCGTTTCTCGGCGACGTGAGCGACCCCATCTCCGACATCGACTACCTGTCCGGACCGCTGTTTCGGTTCTTCGAGTGGTACGAATGGCAGGTTCTGCGTCGAGCAGACGCGACCGTGTTCGTCTACGAATCCTCACACGAGGAGGCGATGGAACGCGGGATCGAGGAGGCAGCGCGGTTGCCGAACGCGGTGAACTACGAGTTCTTCGCGGAGCCGGACGAGGACGCCGTTCGGGAGTCCCGGCAGGTCCTCGAACGCGAGGGAGTCACGCTGGACGGGCCCGTCGCCATCTACATCGGCGTCTTCTCATCGAGATACGAGATCGAGGAGATACTCGCCACCGCTGACGCCGCTCCCGGGTGGGAGTTCCTCTTCGTCGGAGAGGGGGAACTCGAGGACCAAGTCCGCCGTGCCGCGGACACGCACGAGAACGTGTACTATCCCGGGGCGTTCGAGTACGAGTTGATGCCGGGGTTCCTCGCGCACGCCGACGTCGGCTTCTGTTTCAAGGACGGGGAACAGCCGTTGAAACTCAAGGAGTACGGGGCGGCCGGGCTCCCGATCATCGTCCGCCCCGGGAACCTCTCGAAGTGGTACGGGTCCGACGAACTGCTCTTCGTCGAGCCCGAACCGGACGCGATCGCGGACGCGCTCTCTCGCCTCGAGGACGACGAGGAGTTGCGGGAATCGTACGCAAACGCCGGCGAGTCGATCGCGCGGCGCTGGAGCTGGGCGGAGATCGCGGACGGGTACGACGAGCTATTCTCGGACATTTCTCGCAGGTACGGAGGTTCTCGTGCCCACGACGCGCCACATTAA
- the aglG gene encoding glucosyl-dolichyl phosphate glucuronosyltransferase, which translates to MRVSVVLCTYAESMYDDFREAADAVLDQTYDDVELVVVVDGTEAVFERVRDDYGDREDVVLHCNDENVGLLESRNTGGELSTGDVVAFIDDDAVPAPDWVELLVGAYEEHDRVAVGGKMTGRWVAGRPAYLPAEFDWLVGVTHRGFADGEGEVRNTFGSNISFRRDVFLELGGFDVEIGGRKGDVNMQGGETELAVRVREEYGQGVWYVPEAEVEHKVFEYRTGFWWLLDRAFWQGYSKLLFEKLVSGAGGDEEASYLGTLASDAVPARVNDLVEARSPTSAGRLAAIFVFTGAVGLGYVYGLCKWTFTPGATPGGDRS; encoded by the coding sequence ATGCGCGTCTCCGTCGTCCTCTGTACGTACGCCGAGTCGATGTACGACGACTTCCGCGAGGCCGCGGACGCCGTCCTCGACCAGACGTACGACGACGTGGAGCTGGTGGTTGTGGTCGACGGGACGGAGGCGGTGTTCGAGCGGGTCCGGGACGACTACGGCGACCGGGAAGACGTCGTGCTCCACTGTAACGACGAGAACGTCGGGCTGCTGGAGAGCCGAAACACCGGTGGGGAGCTTTCGACTGGCGACGTCGTCGCGTTCATCGACGACGACGCGGTGCCGGCCCCGGACTGGGTGGAACTGCTGGTCGGGGCGTACGAGGAGCACGACCGTGTGGCCGTCGGCGGGAAGATGACCGGCCGCTGGGTCGCGGGCCGGCCGGCGTACCTGCCCGCCGAGTTCGACTGGCTGGTGGGAGTGACCCACCGCGGTTTCGCCGATGGTGAAGGTGAGGTTCGCAACACCTTCGGGTCGAACATCTCGTTCCGGCGGGACGTCTTTCTGGAGCTCGGTGGGTTCGACGTCGAGATCGGCGGCCGAAAGGGCGACGTGAACATGCAGGGCGGCGAGACTGAGCTCGCCGTTCGCGTGCGCGAGGAGTACGGACAGGGCGTGTGGTACGTGCCGGAAGCGGAGGTGGAACACAAGGTGTTCGAGTACCGGACCGGGTTCTGGTGGTTGCTGGATCGGGCGTTCTGGCAGGGGTACTCGAAGCTCCTCTTCGAGAAACTGGTGTCGGGTGCCGGGGGCGACGAGGAGGCGTCGTATCTGGGGACGCTCGCTTCGGATGCCGTCCCTGCCAGGGTGAACGATCTCGTCGAGGCCCGCTCGCCGACGAGTGCCGGGAGGCTCGCCGCGATCTTCGTCTTTACCGGCGCTGTCGGGCTCGGCTACGTCTACGGGCTGTGTAAGTGGACGTTTACGCCGGGAGCCACCCCCGGTGGTGATCGGTCGTGA
- a CDS encoding oligosaccharyl transferase, archaeosortase A system-associated, translating to MSNGSDSDASAGDVPSRLGLDYDFEGKSVLDVARDVYHVPALLVVVATMLWIRLQSYDRFTRGGEIYFNGNDAWYHLRETTYAVQHWPFTMPFDPWTGFPLGNASGGQFGSLFDQLVALAALVLGLGNPSPELITRTLLVSPAVFGALTAIPVYLLGKRLGGRIGGVFAAVVLMLLPGTFLRRTLVGFADHNGAEPFFQAFAVVAIMIALAVAQRDRPIWELVEAREWDALRSSAKWSALAGVALGLYLWVWPPGILLIGVFAVYLTLQSVSDYVGGRSPDHVAFVAAVSMAVTLLFAVVGFDGASFSPSRISLLHLTFIPGVALGAAGLAWLARQFDARDFSDDRLDSHGFPLAVVGLGSLAVLAVIFVDAEPFSTISSNLLRFIGFSANAQARTIGEAQPFLQSALAQYYSATGVVLAEYGFAFVTALVGAVWLLAKPLWQRGEDDDYLLLGGSAFVILFMFLGRGIYNGFAGAIGVDPQLLGLAIVAVLVFLAVVRVRYEAEYLFAFVWVAFITSAAFTQVRFNYYLAVGVAAFNAYFLREVLRALDVNLSRETVPDVETYQLIAVAMAMMVVLVPVLMLPLSLGNTGNQGIDQTSTAWQTGNNTGPGAVVQWDGSLDWMSDNTPPQGTLGGANNADELEYYGTYDRPPEADYDYPSGAYGTMSWWDYGHWITVQGERIPNANPFQQNARDAANYLLAPNASQADAVLEENSEDDASTRYVMVDWEMVTPGAKLSAPAVFYSEGNVSAEDLYARNHPVLQQTEQGYSFAFYEHPQRYYDSQMIRLYLHHGSRADPTINTVFGERVVVFDYEAVPQAPDYKALPTGQNATAVRTFANMSAAEQFVEEDGTAQIGGIGAFPREPVPALQHYRLVQASQSSAYSSSQYAQSVLRESRALGVSPQVLQRNSPRWVKTFERVPGATVSGSGADPNETVTATVRMEMPVDGGNASTFTYEQQTTADASGNFEFVLPYSTTGYDEYGPENGYTNVSVRASGPYRITGEAESNESAYVLRNQATLNVAEGDVNGDGDGTTSVTLEEQVIQQPEGANESGGDETAGNESAGNGTTGNESGAIIGTGIQSATDGGASGDASALGSTEAAPAVRASDGRYVTP from the coding sequence ATGAGTAACGGCAGCGATAGTGACGCGAGCGCCGGGGACGTCCCCTCCCGCCTCGGCCTCGACTACGACTTCGAGGGGAAGTCGGTCCTCGACGTCGCCCGGGACGTCTACCACGTCCCGGCGCTCCTCGTCGTCGTCGCCACGATGCTGTGGATCCGCCTCCAGTCGTACGATCGCTTCACCCGGGGCGGCGAGATCTACTTCAACGGCAACGACGCCTGGTACCACCTCCGCGAGACGACCTACGCCGTCCAGCACTGGCCGTTCACGATGCCGTTCGACCCCTGGACCGGGTTCCCGCTGGGGAACGCCTCGGGCGGCCAGTTCGGGAGCCTGTTCGACCAGCTCGTCGCGCTCGCCGCGCTCGTGCTCGGCCTCGGTAACCCGTCGCCGGAGCTGATCACGCGAACGCTGCTCGTCTCGCCGGCCGTCTTCGGCGCGCTGACGGCGATCCCGGTGTACCTGCTCGGGAAGCGACTCGGCGGCCGCATCGGCGGCGTGTTCGCGGCGGTCGTCCTGATGCTGCTCCCGGGGACGTTCCTGCGGCGCACGCTCGTCGGGTTCGCCGACCACAACGGCGCGGAGCCGTTCTTCCAGGCGTTCGCCGTCGTGGCAATCATGATCGCGCTGGCGGTTGCCCAGCGCGACCGACCCATCTGGGAACTCGTCGAGGCACGCGAGTGGGACGCGCTCCGGTCGTCCGCGAAGTGGAGCGCGCTGGCCGGCGTCGCACTCGGCCTCTACCTCTGGGTGTGGCCGCCGGGCATCCTCCTGATCGGCGTGTTCGCGGTGTACCTCACCCTCCAGTCGGTGAGCGACTACGTCGGCGGCCGGTCCCCCGACCACGTCGCCTTCGTCGCGGCCGTCTCGATGGCGGTCACGCTGCTGTTTGCCGTCGTCGGCTTCGACGGCGCATCGTTCAGCCCCTCCCGTATCAGCCTCCTCCATCTCACGTTCATTCCGGGCGTCGCGCTCGGGGCCGCCGGGCTGGCCTGGCTCGCGCGCCAGTTCGACGCGCGCGACTTCTCGGACGACCGACTCGATTCCCACGGGTTCCCGCTCGCGGTCGTCGGGCTGGGATCGTTGGCGGTTCTCGCCGTGATCTTCGTCGACGCGGAGCCGTTCTCGACGATCAGTTCGAACCTGCTCCGCTTCATCGGCTTCTCGGCGAACGCACAGGCACGGACCATCGGCGAAGCCCAGCCGTTCCTCCAGTCCGCGCTCGCCCAGTACTACTCCGCCACGGGCGTCGTGCTGGCCGAGTACGGGTTCGCGTTCGTCACCGCGCTCGTCGGCGCCGTCTGGCTGCTGGCCAAGCCGCTCTGGCAGCGCGGCGAGGACGACGACTACCTGCTGCTTGGCGGTAGCGCGTTCGTGATCCTGTTCATGTTCCTCGGCAGGGGCATCTACAACGGCTTCGCGGGCGCGATCGGCGTCGACCCGCAGCTTCTCGGGCTTGCCATCGTCGCCGTGCTCGTGTTCCTCGCGGTCGTCCGGGTCCGCTACGAGGCCGAGTACCTGTTCGCGTTCGTCTGGGTCGCGTTCATCACGAGCGCGGCGTTCACCCAGGTCCGCTTCAACTACTACCTCGCGGTCGGGGTGGCGGCGTTCAACGCCTACTTCCTCCGCGAGGTGCTCCGCGCGCTCGACGTGAACCTCTCCCGGGAGACGGTTCCCGACGTGGAGACGTACCAGCTGATCGCGGTTGCGATGGCCATGATGGTCGTGCTCGTCCCGGTCCTGATGCTCCCGCTGTCGCTTGGCAACACCGGAAACCAGGGGATCGATCAGACGAGCACCGCCTGGCAGACCGGCAACAACACTGGCCCGGGCGCGGTCGTCCAGTGGGACGGGAGCCTGGACTGGATGTCGGACAACACGCCCCCACAGGGGACGCTCGGCGGCGCGAACAACGCCGATGAACTCGAGTACTACGGAACGTACGACCGACCGCCCGAAGCCGACTACGACTACCCGAGCGGCGCGTACGGGACGATGTCCTGGTGGGACTACGGCCACTGGATCACCGTCCAGGGCGAGCGCATCCCGAACGCCAACCCGTTCCAGCAGAACGCCCGCGACGCGGCGAACTACCTCCTCGCGCCGAACGCCTCGCAGGCCGACGCCGTTCTCGAGGAGAACAGCGAGGACGACGCCTCCACCCGCTACGTGATGGTCGACTGGGAGATGGTGACGCCGGGCGCGAAGCTGAGCGCCCCGGCCGTATTCTACTCCGAGGGCAACGTCTCCGCCGAGGACCTGTACGCGCGGAACCACCCCGTCCTGCAGCAGACCGAGCAGGGGTACTCGTTCGCCTTCTACGAGCACCCGCAGCGGTACTACGACAGCCAGATGATCCGGCTGTATCTCCACCACGGGAGCCGGGCCGACCCGACCATCAACACCGTGTTCGGCGAGCGAGTCGTCGTGTTCGACTACGAAGCGGTCCCGCAGGCGCCCGACTACAAGGCCCTGCCGACGGGACAGAACGCCACCGCGGTCCGGACGTTCGCGAACATGAGCGCCGCCGAGCAGTTCGTGGAGGAGGACGGCACCGCCCAGATCGGCGGCATCGGGGCGTTCCCGCGCGAACCCGTGCCGGCGCTCCAGCACTACCGCCTCGTGCAGGCGAGCCAGTCGTCCGCGTACAGTTCGAGCCAGTACGCACAGTCCGTGCTCCGTGAGTCGCGCGCCCTGGGGGTCTCCCCGCAGGTGCTCCAGCGGAACTCGCCGCGCTGGGTGAAGACGTTCGAGCGCGTGCCGGGCGCGACCGTGAGCGGGTCGGGCGCGGACCCGAACGAGACGGTCACCGCGACCGTTCGGATGGAGATGCCGGTCGATGGCGGCAACGCGTCGACGTTCACCTACGAACAGCAGACGACCGCCGACGCGAGCGGGAACTTCGAGTTCGTGCTCCCGTACTCGACGACGGGCTACGACGAGTACGGCCCCGAGAACGGGTACACGAACGTCAGCGTCCGGGCGTCCGGTCCCTACCGGATCACCGGCGAGGCGGAGTCGAACGAGAGCGCTTACGTCCTCCGGAACCAGGCGACGCTGAACGTGGCGGAGGGTGACGTCAACGGGGACGGTGACGGGACGACCTCGGTCACCCTGGAAGAGCAGGTGATCCAGCAGCCGGAGGGCGCGAACGAGTCCGGCGGCGACGAGACCGCCGGAAACGAATCAGCCGGCAACGGAACGACAGGAAACGAAAGCGGGGCCATCATCGGCACGGGCATCCAGTCCGCGACGGACGGTGGAGCCTCCGGTGACGCGTCGGCGCTCGGTTCTACCGAAGCCGCGCCGGCGGTCCGCGCCAGCGACGGCCGCTACGTGACGCCGTAG
- a CDS encoding DUF368 domain-containing protein, which yields MGTADAVPGVSGGTIALITGIYDRLIAAVTSLDVDLARRALGGLAGDREEIRDAWRDADLTFLLVLGVGIFAAVLTVTRVLHVAIETRPAPTFGFFFGLIAASALVLRGELHLDSRRRIVAGLGGVVLAFVVSGEASAVLPGTPLTTAFAGAFAVSAMILPGISGSLVLVILGQYERMSGALSAFQDALVGVAGGADPASVVGPGVTVVSFIAGGVVGLLTVAHLVRRALTRDRETTMTFLVGLIVGALRAPVVSTGQRLAELGRGWTPEALALFGVAALVGGFAVLALDRAAGGIEL from the coding sequence ATGGGGACGGCAGACGCCGTGCCGGGCGTCTCGGGCGGCACCATCGCGCTCATCACGGGAATTTACGATCGGCTGATCGCGGCGGTGACGTCGCTGGACGTCGATCTCGCCCGGCGGGCGCTGGGCGGACTTGCGGGCGACCGCGAGGAGATACGGGACGCCTGGCGCGACGCGGATCTGACGTTCCTGCTGGTGCTGGGCGTCGGCATCTTCGCCGCGGTGCTCACGGTGACGCGGGTGCTCCACGTCGCCATCGAGACCAGACCGGCCCCGACGTTCGGCTTCTTCTTCGGGCTCATCGCGGCCTCGGCGCTCGTCCTCCGGGGGGAGCTCCACCTCGACTCCCGCCGGCGAATCGTGGCGGGGCTCGGCGGCGTCGTTCTCGCGTTCGTCGTCTCCGGCGAGGCGTCCGCGGTGTTGCCGGGCACCCCCCTGACGACCGCGTTCGCGGGTGCCTTCGCCGTGAGCGCGATGATCCTGCCCGGGATATCGGGCTCGCTGGTGCTCGTCATCCTCGGCCAGTACGAGCGGATGTCGGGCGCGCTCTCGGCGTTCCAGGACGCGCTCGTCGGCGTCGCCGGCGGCGCGGACCCCGCATCGGTCGTCGGCCCGGGCGTGACGGTCGTCTCGTTCATCGCGGGCGGCGTCGTCGGGCTGTTGACGGTCGCCCACCTGGTCCGGCGCGCGCTGACCAGGGACCGCGAGACGACGATGACGTTCCTCGTCGGGCTCATCGTCGGGGCGCTGCGCGCGCCGGTCGTGAGCACCGGGCAGCGGCTCGCGGAACTCGGACGCGGCTGGACGCCGGAGGCGCTCGCGCTGTTCGGCGTGGCGGCGCTGGTCGGCGGGTTCGCCGTGCTTGCGCTCGACCGCGCTGCCGGCGGCATCGAGCTGTAA
- a CDS encoding DUF371 domain-containing protein: MEEVVRARGHEHVRAEHASTFELTTDGWLTPAGDCILAVEADSTPAEFDDEFVAACRDAEATITATFEAAGVEDVVTGRGHPELTFTGDRSLVGRTSEYVDGRTVMVDADGAAADLDRKLVTALSRGAPLTATFRVE, translated from the coding sequence CTGGAAGAGGTCGTCCGGGCGCGGGGTCACGAGCACGTGCGCGCCGAGCACGCGAGCACGTTCGAACTGACGACCGACGGCTGGCTCACGCCGGCTGGCGACTGCATCCTCGCGGTCGAGGCCGATAGCACGCCGGCGGAGTTCGACGACGAGTTCGTGGCCGCCTGCCGCGACGCGGAGGCGACGATCACGGCGACGTTCGAGGCGGCAGGCGTCGAGGACGTGGTGACCGGGCGCGGCCACCCTGAGCTGACGTTCACGGGCGACCGGAGCCTGGTCGGCCGGACGAGCGAGTACGTCGACGGGCGGACCGTGATGGTCGATGCGGACGGGGCGGCCGCGGACCTCGACCGGAAGCTGGTGACCGCGCTCTCGCGGGGCGCGCCGCTGACGGCCACGTTCCGGGTGGAGTGA
- a CDS encoding endonuclease III domain-containing protein, translated as MSDDEPDVNISGGADGGGSVAEFATDEADTRAEAVVDELGELYWRKAYGGQDAFECLVRTILSQNTSDVASQPAHDELMARFGPGGTAPDAGPDLAATLADAAQDEVAETISSAGLYNRKSETIVRLAGRVREEYGGAAGFDEFVTRKEPAAVRDALLEMNGVGPKTADCVLLFAGGRSGVFPVDTHVHRIARRLGIAPPDADHETVREWIEAAVPPEKCGFGHTAMIQFGREYCTAREPKCLDGPEACPLYDLCDRVGVDELAGEFVDPAETVE; from the coding sequence ATGAGCGACGACGAGCCGGACGTGAACATCAGCGGCGGCGCGGACGGCGGCGGCTCGGTCGCCGAGTTCGCGACCGACGAGGCCGACACACGCGCGGAGGCGGTCGTCGACGAGCTCGGCGAGCTGTACTGGCGGAAGGCGTACGGCGGCCAGGACGCGTTCGAGTGTCTCGTCCGGACGATCCTCTCACAGAACACGAGCGACGTCGCCAGCCAGCCCGCACACGACGAGCTGATGGCGCGGTTCGGGCCGGGCGGCACCGCACCGGACGCCGGACCGGACCTGGCCGCGACGCTCGCGGACGCCGCGCAGGACGAGGTGGCCGAGACCATCTCGTCGGCGGGACTGTACAACCGGAAGTCCGAGACGATCGTCCGCCTCGCCGGGCGAGTCCGCGAGGAGTACGGCGGCGCGGCCGGGTTCGACGAGTTCGTCACACGGAAGGAGCCGGCGGCCGTCCGGGACGCGCTGCTCGAGATGAACGGCGTCGGGCCGAAGACCGCCGACTGCGTGCTGCTGTTCGCCGGCGGCCGCAGCGGGGTGTTCCCCGTCGATACGCACGTCCACCGGATCGCGCGCCGGCTGGGAATCGCACCCCCGGACGCCGATCACGAGACGGTGCGCGAGTGGATCGAGGCAGCCGTCCCCCCGGAAAAGTGCGGCTTCGGTCACACCGCGATGATCCAGTTCGGACGGGAGTACTGCACCGCTCGCGAGCCGAAGTGTCTCGACGGTCCGGAGGCCTGCCCGCTGTACGACCTGTGTGACCGCGTCGGCGTCGACGAACTCGCCGGGGAGTTCGTGGACCCCGCCGAAACCGTCGAGTGA
- a CDS encoding DUF7332 family protein, with the protein MLGPARSLALASLLLVATITVPVAPAAADPADCFGSGEELDIGSEGPTIDVTLYTSLFTNIPGEGTFGVSLVGSTGEHRIITLRTGVVFAGVGDASEFLADPFSRFGLAFDYRFTLPMVSAALGEDVTYEQSDPPVDGVPEANCSVD; encoded by the coding sequence ATGCTCGGTCCCGCCCGGTCGCTCGCACTCGCGTCCCTCCTCCTCGTCGCCACGATCACCGTCCCGGTCGCGCCCGCCGCCGCGGATCCGGCCGACTGCTTCGGTTCGGGCGAGGAGCTCGACATCGGCAGCGAGGGGCCCACCATCGACGTGACGCTGTACACGTCGCTGTTCACGAACATCCCCGGCGAGGGGACGTTCGGCGTCTCGCTCGTCGGCTCGACGGGTGAACACCGGATCATCACGCTCCGGACCGGGGTCGTCTTCGCCGGCGTCGGCGACGCGAGCGAGTTCCTCGCGGATCCGTTCTCGCGCTTCGGCCTCGCGTTCGACTACCGGTTCACGCTGCCGATGGTGAGCGCGGCGCTGGGCGAGGACGTCACCTACGAGCAGTCCGATCCGCCGGTCGATGGCGTCCCCGAGGCGAACTGTTCGGTCGACTGA
- a CDS encoding beta-CASP ribonuclease aCPSF1 — translation MSQVDTQLEETKAQIESEIPDDISVTDVKYEGPELVVYTRHPKEFAQNGDLVRRLASTLRKRITIRPHPDVLSDPTEAEGRILNVIPDEAGVEDLDFHQDTGEVVIEAEKPGMVIGRHGSTLREITQEVGWTPEVVRTPPIESSTVSNVRNFLKQERDERRDILERVGRQIHREEMADDQWVRITTLGCCREVGRASFILNTAETRILVDCGDKPGAEGEVPYLQIPEALGAGAQNLDAVVLTHAHLDHSALLPLLFKYGYDGPIYTTEPTRDLMGLLTLDYLDVANKEGRTPPYESEQVREAIKHTIPLEYGDVTDIAPDVKLTFHNAGHILGSAVSHFHIGDGLYNVCFSGDIHYDDTRLFNGAVNDFPRVETLVMESTYGGRNDYQTDQEDSEERLIEVINEAHDRDGKVLIPAFAVGRSQEMMLVIEEAMRSGKIPEMPVHLDGMIWEATAIHTTYPEYLRDDLRDRIFHEDENPFLADQFNHIDGGEEERQEVADGGPCIILSTSGMVTGGPIMSWLRHLGGEEESTLTFVGYQAQGTLGRRIQNGWEEIPVQDRNGSGRTNTLTLKMNVETVDGFSGHADRQGLENFVKTMNPRPEKVLCVHGDERSVQDLSSALYHDYNMRTFAPKNLETFRFK, via the coding sequence ATGAGTCAAGTCGACACGCAACTCGAAGAGACGAAGGCACAGATCGAATCAGAGATCCCCGACGACATCTCCGTCACCGACGTGAAGTACGAGGGGCCGGAGCTCGTCGTCTACACCCGCCACCCGAAGGAGTTCGCCCAGAACGGCGACCTCGTCCGGCGGCTGGCGTCGACGCTGCGAAAGCGCATCACCATCCGCCCGCATCCCGACGTGCTCTCGGACCCGACCGAGGCGGAAGGGCGCATCCTCAACGTCATCCCCGACGAGGCGGGCGTCGAGGACCTGGACTTCCACCAGGACACCGGCGAGGTCGTCATCGAAGCCGAGAAGCCGGGCATGGTCATCGGCCGGCACGGCTCGACGCTGCGGGAGATCACCCAGGAGGTCGGCTGGACGCCCGAGGTCGTCCGGACGCCGCCGATCGAGTCCTCCACGGTCTCGAACGTCCGGAACTTCCTGAAACAGGAGCGCGACGAGCGCCGCGACATCCTCGAACGCGTCGGCCGCCAGATCCACCGCGAGGAGATGGCCGACGACCAGTGGGTGCGCATCACGACCCTCGGCTGCTGCCGCGAGGTCGGGCGCGCCTCGTTCATCCTCAACACCGCCGAGACGCGGATCCTCGTCGACTGCGGCGACAAGCCCGGCGCGGAGGGGGAGGTGCCGTACCTCCAGATCCCCGAGGCGCTCGGCGCGGGCGCACAGAACCTCGACGCCGTGGTGCTCACCCACGCCCACCTCGACCACTCGGCGCTGCTCCCGCTGCTCTTCAAGTACGGCTACGACGGTCCGATCTACACCACCGAGCCGACGCGGGACCTGATGGGCCTGCTGACGCTCGACTACCTCGACGTGGCAAACAAGGAGGGGCGCACGCCGCCCTACGAGTCCGAGCAGGTGCGCGAGGCGATCAAACACACCATCCCGCTGGAGTACGGCGACGTCACCGACATCGCGCCGGACGTGAAGCTGACGTTTCACAACGCGGGCCACATCCTGGGCTCGGCGGTCTCGCACTTCCACATCGGCGACGGCCTCTACAACGTCTGCTTCTCGGGCGACATCCACTACGACGACACGCGCCTGTTCAACGGCGCGGTCAACGACTTCCCGCGGGTGGAGACGCTCGTCATGGAGTCGACCTACGGCGGGCGAAACGACTACCAGACCGATCAGGAGGACTCCGAGGAGCGGCTCATCGAGGTCATCAACGAGGCACACGACCGGGACGGGAAGGTGCTCATCCCGGCGTTCGCGGTCGGCCGGTCACAGGAGATGATGCTCGTCATCGAGGAGGCGATGCGCTCTGGCAAGATTCCGGAGATGCCGGTCCACCTCGACGGGATGATCTGGGAGGCGACGGCGATCCACACCACCTACCCCGAGTACCTGCGCGACGACCTCAGGGACCGCATCTTCCACGAGGACGAGAACCCGTTCCTCGCCGACCAGTTTAACCACATCGACGGCGGCGAGGAGGAGCGCCAGGAGGTCGCCGACGGCGGCCCCTGCATCATCCTCTCGACGTCGGGGATGGTCACGGGCGGTCCGATCATGTCCTGGCTGCGCCACCTCGGCGGCGAGGAGGAGTCGACGCTCACCTTCGTCGGCTACCAGGCCCAGGGGACGCTCGGCCGCCGCATCCAGAACGGCTGGGAGGAGATCCCCGTCCAGGACCGCAACGGCTCGGGTCGGACGAACACGCTCACCCTGAAGATGAACGTCGAAACGGTCGACGGCTTCTCCGGGCACGCGGACCGTCAGGGCCTCGAGAACTTCGTGAAGACGATGAACCCCCGTCCGGAGAAGGTGCTGTGTGTCCACGGCGACGAGCGCTCCGTGCAGGACCTCTCCTCGGCGCTGTACCACGACTACAACATGCGGACGTTCGCGCCCAAGAACCTCGAGACGTTCCGGTTCAAGTAG
- a CDS encoding proteasome assembly chaperone family protein — protein sequence MDQVDIEVVADPELSDPTFIEGLPGVGHVGKLVAEHLVEEFDGTLIRRAYTTEFPPQVTVDDEGVTELTHAEFHHVDADGVDIITLTGDHQAASNEGHYTLTDAFLDVAEEFGCERAYALGGVPTGELIEDDEYGVLGAVNDADAKDELAAAGVEFRADEPAGGIVGVSGLVLGLGKRRGLEAACLMGETSGYLVDPKSAQAVLEVLQETLGFEVDFADLEERADEMEEVVGKIQEMQGGGGMPSDDELRYIG from the coding sequence ATGGACCAGGTCGACATCGAGGTCGTCGCGGACCCCGAGCTCTCGGATCCCACCTTCATCGAGGGGCTGCCGGGCGTCGGGCACGTCGGCAAACTCGTCGCCGAGCACCTCGTCGAGGAGTTCGACGGGACGCTCATCCGGCGAGCCTACACCACCGAGTTCCCGCCGCAGGTAACCGTCGACGACGAGGGCGTCACCGAGCTCACACACGCCGAGTTCCACCACGTGGACGCCGACGGCGTCGACATCATCACGCTCACGGGCGACCACCAGGCCGCGAGCAACGAGGGCCACTACACGCTCACCGACGCGTTCCTCGACGTCGCCGAGGAATTCGGCTGCGAGCGCGCGTACGCGCTCGGGGGCGTCCCCACCGGCGAACTCATCGAGGACGACGAGTACGGCGTCCTCGGCGCGGTGAACGACGCGGACGCGAAGGACGAACTGGCGGCGGCCGGCGTGGAGTTCCGGGCGGACGAACCGGCCGGCGGCATCGTCGGCGTCTCCGGACTCGTCCTCGGGCTGGGGAAACGACGCGGCCTCGAGGCGGCCTGCCTGATGGGCGAGACGTCCGGCTACCTCGTCGATCCCAAGAGCGCGCAGGCGGTCCTCGAGGTGCTCCAGGAGACGCTCGGCTTCGAGGTCGACTTCGCCGATCTGGAGGAGCGCGCCGACGAGATGGAGGAGGTCGTGGGCAAGATCCAGGAAATGCAGGGCGGCGGCGGGATGCCCAGCGACGACGAGCTCCGGTACATCGGCTAG